One window from the genome of Candidatus Eisenbacteria bacterium encodes:
- a CDS encoding transposase encodes VAALHDKRQQGKIAHEFVEMFRQRVYGISCGYFDCNDTARIGNDPIMKLVCKTDSCDDPLAAQSTLSRFENAPTRQDLLRAVHAVAVVLRPGTSKGSEDIIPILKRVVPKLRVAFPKAAIGVRLDGEFAAPDVFDWVERENLVYHINLPANAVLARLAEPLMKQVRAASLKSGQTERRYGEFLYAAGTWDRPRHVVFKAERL; translated from the coding sequence GTCGCCGCTCTCCACGACAAGCGGCAGCAAGGAAAAATCGCCCACGAATTCGTCGAAATGTTCCGCCAGCGCGTCTACGGCATCTCCTGCGGCTACTTCGACTGCAATGACACCGCAAGAATCGGGAACGACCCCATTATGAAACTCGTCTGCAAAACCGATTCCTGCGACGACCCTCTCGCTGCCCAGTCGACGCTCTCGCGGTTCGAAAACGCCCCCACACGCCAAGACCTCTTGCGAGCCGTCCATGCTGTCGCAGTTGTCTTGCGCCCGGGCACGAGCAAGGGATCGGAGGACATCATTCCCATATTGAAGCGTGTTGTCCCCAAGTTGCGCGTCGCGTTTCCCAAGGCTGCAATCGGCGTCCGCCTCGACGGCGAATTCGCGGCGCCGGACGTCTTTGACTGGGTTGAGCGCGAAAACCTTGTCTACCACATCAACCTGCCCGCGAACGCCGTATTGGCGCGGCTTGCCGAGCCGCTGATGAAGCAGGTTCGAGCTGCGAGCCTCAAGTCCGGTCAAACCGAACGCCGCTATGGCGAGTTCTTGTACGCTGCCGGAACCTGGGACCGCCCGCGCCACGTTGTCTTCAAGGCCGAGCGGCTG